One Electrophorus electricus isolate fEleEle1 chromosome 13, fEleEle1.pri, whole genome shotgun sequence DNA segment encodes these proteins:
- the znf106a gene encoding zinc finger protein 106 isoform X1 has product MGKTRTCILCEIVYNSRKEMDEHMRSMLHHRELENLKGRDSGHECRACGVTVASLTEYASHISSTLHKQRVEAHDRQASKDNQDEEYFDKDMVELIEKRKELIRQEEAVSKRAREEEETMRNWQEMKEKWQGPRIWPHQAGASWGRPCPNFPHAPRGREAPGWNSWENRSATWHAEGPPDLQRWGHFHGRGSSLPNRGNYWGHRAYGICPPQQRWPGTDASQGHYERNGDFFWPRGKGMVNRMPSPNLYTAPPKMHPCQKPQHSIERQKKGNQNQKAAGGENDRSKSSVSKPDKSCRWAPYPPAKLGDASGQNDTQPPSEKSGAPEHSKEKCWSASSHSDVGKNLHGSCEHMQDEDQNQKQNTCSSKSSESGGKALRPTPLTFSSSSSSASKAERPTKHSERRVSANLRSVTNLSRAASQDSVSSKASNHSHTDSLPSQNASCGPEQERLLSEMLRKAKETLLDRQGTVGQAASEDCPEETELDICEDQLTQNSKLNRSKKGSESRMKSDERSGRRKESLDVSAAQRALTAKTDTTLSLQSLQVSTSTADREDEDGCGERDEDLVPDREAADEGPSSDGEAGREGQPQAGGSSVPSLSKLALPACLKRDLNRHIGGKGKAAVVREPNLNIARRIRNVSGTRKGEGEKEATGLKPTLRQIISSSASRRSVNWDQVYQEVHRKKQEKGKGLPRFGIEMVPSGPEGPTLMEEDDAPLFEGFQWETLVDSGGLKHSMSESGVVDNRAAASCSLHSTQEPRRESFVSASSATPHPGPSLFEDDREGLSRVSVCPEVTGPRGPSQDPEPADGDSSCVSGTELNDCQTGGKKRRAAGDIVSPEIPNSGRKNKRQKIKPKKECSELDELLAVSLREEELNASLQTLDNSLIQARSTLQAAYMEVQRLLMVKQEVTTEMSSLRTKRIEILQGLQGVGESLQRTRSCDENPTAKPVPAPLSTAVPDNAVNPSRLATSSPFPSPPAASSTTAVVIKQERASPVALAPGREHADSPLRDPHSTTPQQGAAVGTETGSNSLVVKVCHKDKDSAQDGTGLPLSMPPLDHGVKLSPTQRTRRASQESVLGPSPPPVAVSPLLNSLSPKPSPPPTVQDPKAGKRVRKLKKKRVLRKAQGNEQPDASDSELDADQAPRPVRKLRPRRRPSGSCPSPPATEEMDEIMEVAGAPEPMEMKESEMAPAGKEARNSDSSELEMVELPQAMPTEVVNLDSSETDEGVAEEDPGPPEVSKECAAEKTEAQRLACNEVTSTSEMDASSTAQSCQSEKTLALEAVKEYKASSDTSSDLGEEEVPTEGSFEGHQEAVNGMQIHNGLLFTCSGDRTVRAFNLTNRKCMAVFEGHSSKVNCLLVSSGPGLQQRLYSGSSDQTIRCYNIKTRECVQQLTLPDRVLCLHSRWKVLYAGLANGCVVTFSLKTNKQLDMFECHGPRAVSCLATAQEGARRVLLVGSYDSTISVRDARSGLLLRTLEGHTKTVLCMRVVNDLVFSGSSDQSVHAHNIHTGELVRIYKGHSHAVTVVAILGKVMVTACLDKLVRVYELHSHDRLQVYGGHSDMVMCMVIHKSMIYTGCYNGSVRAVRLNLMQNYRCWWHGCSLIFGVSEHLQQHLLNDHTNPTQKTLKCRWRTCDTFFTSRSSKQAVHAHMQKHAEEDSTMDS; this is encoded by the exons ATGGGGAAAACCAGGACATGCATTCTGTGTGAAATTGTCTACAACTCCAGAAAG GAAATGGATGAGCACATGAGAAGTATGTTACATCATCGGGAACTGGAGAATCTGAAAGGCCG gGACAGCGGGCACGAGTGCCGGGCGTGCGGCGTGACCGTGGCCAGCCTTACCGAGTACGCCAGCCACATCTCCAGCACGCTGCACAAGCAGCGCGTGGAGGCCCATGACCGCCAGGCCTCCAAGGACAACCAGGATGAGGAGTACTTCGACAAAGACATGGTGGAGCTCATTGAAAAACGCAAGGAGCTtatcag ACAAGAGGAAGCTGTGTCAAAAAGggccagagaggaggaggaaacgATGAGGAACTGGCAGGAGATGAAGGAGAAGTGGCAGGGTCCCAGAATATGGCCCCACCAAGCAGGCGCCTCCTGGGGCCGGCCCTGCCCCAACTTCCCCCATGCACCCAGAGGCAGAGAAGCCCCCGGTTGGAACAGCTGGGAGAATAGGAGCGCCACGTGGCATGCAGAGGGACCACCCGACCTGCAGAGATGGGGGCATTTCCACGGCAGGGGAAGCAGCCTGCCCAACCGCGGAAACTACTGGGGACACAGAGCCTATGGGATCTGCCCACCACAGCAGAGGTGGCCTGGCACGGATGCTAGTCAAGGGCACTATGAGAGAAATGGTGACTTCTTCTGGCCACGTGGCAAAGGCATGGTCAACAGGATGCCGTCACCAAACCTCTATACAGCGCCTCCTAAGATGCATCCCTGCCAGAAACCACAGCACAGCATTGAAAGGCAGAAAAAGGGCAACCAGAACCAAAAAGCAGCTGGTGGGGAGAACGATCGTAGCAAAAGCAGCGTTAGCAAGCCGGACAAGTCCTGCCGCTGGGCGCCATATCCCCCAGCCAAGCTCGGAGATGCGTCAGGTCAAAATGATACCCAGCCTCCCTCAGAGAAGTCTGGAGCTCCTGAACACAGCAAGGAGAAATGTTGGAGTGCAAGTAGCCACTCTGATGTGGGGAAGAACCTGCATGGGTCCTGTGAACATATGCAGGATGAGGACCAGAACCAAAAGCAGAACACCTGCTCCAGTAAGAGCAGTGAAAGTGGTGGGAAAGCTCTTAGACCCACGCCTCTGACcttttcttcatcatcttcatccgCATCAAAAGCAGAGAGGCCCACAAAGCATTCTGAAAGAAGGGTGTCCGCCAACCTACGCTCAGTGACCAATCTTAGTCGAGCGGCGAGTCAGGACTCTGTCAGCTCGAAAGCTTCTAACCAttctcacacagactcactgcCCTCACAAAATGCATCTTGCGGTCCAGAGCAGGAACGGCTGCTATCGGAAATGTTACGCAAAGCAAAGGAGACCCTCCTGGACAGACAGGGCACGGTGGGACAGGCCGCCTCAGAAGACTGCCCTGAGGAAACTGAGCTGGATATCTGTGAAGACCAGCTGACCCAGAATTCAAAGTTGAACAGATCAAAAAAAGGATCTGAGAGTAGGATGAAGTCAGATGAGCGCAGTGGGAGAAGGAAGGAGTCTCTGGACGTTAGTGCCGCACAGCGGGCTCTCACAGCGAAAACCGACACCACCCTGTCCCTGCAGTCTTTGCAAGTCAGCACCTCCACTGCGGACCGGGAGGACGAAGATGGGTGTGGTGAAAGGGACGAAGACCTGGTGCCAGATCGTGAGGCTGCGGACGAGGGCCCCAGCTCGGACGGCGAGGCCGGGCGCGAAGGCCAGCCTCAGGCAGGTGGAAGTTCGGTGCCCTCGCTGAGTAAGCTGGCGCTGCCTGCCTGCCTCAAGCGTGACCTGAACCGGCACATCGGCGGCAAGGGCAAGGCGGCGGTGGTGCGGGAGCCCAACCTGAACATTGCCCGACGCATCCGTAACGTGAGCGGCACGCGGAAGGGTGAGGGCGAGAAGGAGGCGACGGGCCTCAAGCCCACGCTGCGGCAAATCATCAGCTCCTCCGCCTCCAGGAGGAGCGTCAACTGGGACCAGGTGTACCAGGAGGTGCACCGTAAGAAGCAGGAGAAGGGCAAGGGCCTGCCAAG GTTTGGGATAGAGATGGTGCCAAGCGGGCCAGAGGGTCCGACCCTAATGGAGGAGGATGACGCCCCTCTTTTTGAGGGCTTCCAGTGGGAGACTCTGGTGGACTCCGGTGGACTCAAGCACAGCATGTCGGAGAGCGGCGTGGTCGACAACAGGGCGGCAGCCTCGTGTTCTCTCCATAGCACTCAAGAACCAAGGAGAGAATCCTTCGTCAGCGCTTCGTCCGCGACTCCCCATCCCGGACCTTCACTCTTTGAAGATGACCGTGAAGGGCTTTCCCGGGTTAGTGTGTGCCCGGAGGTGACGGGGCCAAGAGGGCCTTCCCAGGACCCAGAGCCTGCGGACGGGGACAGTAGCTGCGTATCGGGAACTGAGCTGAACGACTGCCAGACGGGAGGGAAGAAACGAAGAGCTGCAGGG GACATCGTGTCCCCAGAAATTCCTAATTCAGGAAGAAAGAACAAGAGGCAGAAGATCAAGCCTAAAAAAG AGTGCTCAGAGCTGGACGAGCTTCTGGCTGTCTCGCTGCGTGAGGAGGAGCTGAACGCCTCCCTGCAGACGCTGGATAACAGTCTGATCCAGGCCCGTTCCACTCTGCAGGCAGCCTATATGGAAGTGCAGCGCCTGCTAATGGTCAAACAGGAG GTAACCACAGAGATGAGTTCCTTAAGGACCAAACGTATAGAAATCCTGCAAGGTTTGCAAG GTGTAGGTGAGTCTTTGCAGAGAACCAGGAGCTGTGACGAGAACCCGACAGCGAAGCCAGTTCCGGCGCCACTCTCCACGGCCGTGCCTGACAATGCTGTGAACCCCAGTCGTCTAGCCACTTCCTCGCCCTTCCCATCACCACCGGCTGCCTCCAGCACGACCGCTGTTGTCATCAAACAGGAACGTGCATCGCCTGTAGCCCTCGCCCCGGGGCGAGAGCACGCAGATAGTCCCCTCCGTGACCCCCACAGCACCACGCCACAGCAGGGAGCAGCCGTCGGCACCGAGACCG gTTCTAACAGCCTTGTGGTGAAAGTTTGTCACAAAGATAAGGACAGTGCTCAAGATGGAACAGGTTTACCTTTGAGCATGCCTCCTCTGGATCACGGAGTAAAGCTGTCCCCTACCCAGCGGACTCGCAGGGCCTCTCAAGAGTCAGTGCTGGGCCCTTCCCCACCCCCTGTCGCAGTAAGCCCGCTTCTCAACTCGCTCTCCCCCAAGCCTTCCCCACCCCCAACCGTCCAGGACCCCAAGGCTGGAAAACGCGTGAGGAagctgaagaagaagagagtCCTGAGGAAGGCCCAGGGTAACGAGCAGCCCGACGCCAGTGACTCGGAGCTGGACGCCGACCAGGCACCGCGGCCCGTCCGGAAACTCCGCCCCCGCCGGAGGCCCAGCGGCTCCTGCCCCTCGCCTCCTGCTACTGAGGAAATGGATGAAATCATGGAGGTGGCAGGCGCTCCAGAGCCTATGGAGATGAAAGAATCAGAAATGGCCCCAGCTGGCAAGGAAGCTCGGAACTCGGACTCCTCAGAGCTGGAAATGGTGGAGCTCCCACAAGCCATGCCAACTGAGGTGGTTAACCTGGACTCCTCGGAAACTGACGAGGGAGTCGCGGAGGAGGACCCAGGCCCTCCTGAAGTCTCCAAGGAGTGTGCAGCTGAGAAGACAGAAGCCCAGAGGCTTGCCTGCAATGAGGTCACCTCCACCAGCGAAATGGATGCCAGCAGTACAGCCCAGAGCTGTCAAAG TGAGAAGACGTTAGCCTTAGAAGCTGTGAAGGAGTACAAGGCATCCTCGG ACACGTCGTCAGATCTAGGTGAGGAGGAGGTGCCCACCGAGGGGTCGTTTGAGGGTCACCAGGAGGCAGTGAACGGCATGCAAATCCATAATGGCCTGCTGTTCACCTGCTCAGGAGACCGAACTGTGCGGGCCTTCAACCTGACG AACCGCAAGTGCATGGCCGTGTTTGAGGGCCACAGCAGCAAGGTGAACTGCCTGCTGGTATCTTCTGGGCCAGGCCTGCAGCAACGCCTCTACTCTGGATCCAGCGACCAGACCATCCGCTGCTACAACATCAAG ACACGGGAGTGCGTGCAGCAGCTTACCCTCCCCGACCGTGTGCTCTGCCTCCACAGCCGCTGGAAAGTGCTGTACGCCGGCCTGGCCAACGGCTGCGTGGTCACCTTCAGTCTCAAG ACCAATAAGCAGCTGGACATGTTTGAGTGCCACGGGCCACGGGCGGTCAGCTGCCTGGCCACTGCACAGGAAGGGGCGCGCCGCGTGCTCCTCGTCGGCTCCTACGACAGCACCATCAGCGTGAGGGATGCAAGGAGCGGCCTGTTGCTCCGCACGCTCGAAGGACACACCAAGACCGTGCTGTGCATGAGG GTGGTGAATGATCTCGTATTCAGTGGGTCCAGTGACCAGTCTGTCCATGCACACAATATACAC acAGGAGAGCTGGTACGGATCTATAAGGGCCATAGCCATGCTGTCACTGTGGTGGCCATACTGGGGAAGGTGATGGTTACAGCGTGCCTGGACAAACTTGTCCGCGTGTATGAACTACAT TCTCATGACAGGTTGCAGGTGTATGGTGGACATTCAGACATGGTGATGTGTATGGTCATCCATAAGAGCATG ATTTACACAGGATGTTATAACGGGAGCGTGCGGGCTGTCCGACTGAACCTGATGCAGAACTACCGCTGCTGG TGGCACGGCTGCTCGCTGATCTTCGGCGTCTCGGAGCACCTGCAGCAACACCTGCTCAATGACCACACAAACCCCACGCAGAAGACACTGAAGTGCCGATGGAGGACCTGTGACACCTTCTTCACCTCCCGCAGCTCCAAGCAG GCAGTGCATGCTCACATGCAGAAGCACGCAGAGGAGGACAGTACAATGGACTCCTAA
- the znf106a gene encoding zinc finger protein 106 isoform X2, which translates to MGKTRTCILCEIVYNSRKEMDEHMRSMLHHRELENLKGRDSGHECRACGVTVASLTEYASHISSTLHKQRVEAHDRQASKDNQDEEYFDKDMVELIEKRKELIRQEEAVSKRAREEEETMRNWQEMKEKWQGPRIWPHQAGASWGRPCPNFPHAPRGREAPGWNSWENRSATWHAEGPPDLQRWGHFHGRGSSLPNRGNYWGHRAYGICPPQQRWPGTDASQGHYERNGDFFWPRGKGMVNRMPSPNLYTAPPKMHPCQKPQHSIERQKKGNQNQKAAGGENDRSKSSVSKPDKSCRWAPYPPAKLGDASGQNDTQPPSEKSGAPEHSKEKCWSASSHSDVGKNLHGSCEHMQDEDQNQKQNTCSSKSSESGGKALRPTPLTFSSSSSSASKAERPTKHSERRVSANLRSVTNLSRAASQDSVSSKASNHSHTDSLPSQNASCGPEQERLLSEMLRKAKETLLDRQGTVGQAASEDCPEETELDICEDQLTQNSKLNRSKKGSESRMKSDERSGRRKESLDVSAAQRALTAKTDTTLSLQSLQVSTSTADREDEDGCGERDEDLVPDREAADEGPSSDGEAGREGQPQAGGSSVPSLSKLALPACLKRDLNRHIGGKGKAAVVREPNLNIARRIRNVSGTRKGEGEKEATGLKPTLRQIISSSASRRSVNWDQVYQEVHRKKQEKGKGLPRFGIEMVPSGPEGPTLMEEDDAPLFEGFQWETLVDSGGLKHSMSESGVVDNRAAASCSLHSTQEPRRESFVSASSATPHPGPSLFEDDREGLSRVSVCPEVTGPRGPSQDPEPADGDSSCVSGTELNDCQTGGKKRRAAGDIVSPEIPNSGRKNKRQKIKPKKECSELDELLAVSLREEELNASLQTLDNSLIQARSTLQAAYMEVQRLLMVKQEVTTEMSSLRTKRIEILQGLQGVGESLQRTRSCDENPTAKPVPAPLSTAVPDNAVNPSRLATSSPFPSPPAASSTTAVVIKQERASPVALAPGREHADSPLRDPHSTTPQQGAAVGTETGSNSLVVKVCHKDKDSAQDGTGLPLSMPPLDHGVKLSPTQRTRRASQESVLGPSPPPVAVSPLLNSLSPKPSPPPTVQDPKAGKRVRKLKKKRVLRKAQGNEQPDASDSELDADQAPRPVRKLRPRRRPSGSCPSPPATEEMDEIMEVAGAPEPMEMKESEMAPAGKEARNSDSSELEMVELPQAMPTEVVNLDSSETDEGVAEEDPGPPEVSKECAAEKTEAQRLACNEVTSTSEMDASSTAQSCQSEKTLALEAVKEYKASSDTSSDLGEEEVPTEGSFEGHQEAVNGMQIHNGLLFTCSGDRTVRAFNLTNRKCMAVFEGHSSKVNCLLVSSGPGLQQRLYSGSSDQTIRCYNIKTRECVQQLTLPDRVLCLHSRWKVLYAGLANGCVVTFSLKTNKQLDMFECHGPRAVSCLATAQEGARRVLLVGSYDSTISVRDARSGLLLRTLEGHTKTVLCMRVVNDLVFSGSSDQSVHAHNIHTGELVRIYKGHSHAVTVVAILGKVMVTACLDKLVRVYELHVRISESAVVLRIVLIFKHSGCRCMVDIQTW; encoded by the exons ATGGGGAAAACCAGGACATGCATTCTGTGTGAAATTGTCTACAACTCCAGAAAG GAAATGGATGAGCACATGAGAAGTATGTTACATCATCGGGAACTGGAGAATCTGAAAGGCCG gGACAGCGGGCACGAGTGCCGGGCGTGCGGCGTGACCGTGGCCAGCCTTACCGAGTACGCCAGCCACATCTCCAGCACGCTGCACAAGCAGCGCGTGGAGGCCCATGACCGCCAGGCCTCCAAGGACAACCAGGATGAGGAGTACTTCGACAAAGACATGGTGGAGCTCATTGAAAAACGCAAGGAGCTtatcag ACAAGAGGAAGCTGTGTCAAAAAGggccagagaggaggaggaaacgATGAGGAACTGGCAGGAGATGAAGGAGAAGTGGCAGGGTCCCAGAATATGGCCCCACCAAGCAGGCGCCTCCTGGGGCCGGCCCTGCCCCAACTTCCCCCATGCACCCAGAGGCAGAGAAGCCCCCGGTTGGAACAGCTGGGAGAATAGGAGCGCCACGTGGCATGCAGAGGGACCACCCGACCTGCAGAGATGGGGGCATTTCCACGGCAGGGGAAGCAGCCTGCCCAACCGCGGAAACTACTGGGGACACAGAGCCTATGGGATCTGCCCACCACAGCAGAGGTGGCCTGGCACGGATGCTAGTCAAGGGCACTATGAGAGAAATGGTGACTTCTTCTGGCCACGTGGCAAAGGCATGGTCAACAGGATGCCGTCACCAAACCTCTATACAGCGCCTCCTAAGATGCATCCCTGCCAGAAACCACAGCACAGCATTGAAAGGCAGAAAAAGGGCAACCAGAACCAAAAAGCAGCTGGTGGGGAGAACGATCGTAGCAAAAGCAGCGTTAGCAAGCCGGACAAGTCCTGCCGCTGGGCGCCATATCCCCCAGCCAAGCTCGGAGATGCGTCAGGTCAAAATGATACCCAGCCTCCCTCAGAGAAGTCTGGAGCTCCTGAACACAGCAAGGAGAAATGTTGGAGTGCAAGTAGCCACTCTGATGTGGGGAAGAACCTGCATGGGTCCTGTGAACATATGCAGGATGAGGACCAGAACCAAAAGCAGAACACCTGCTCCAGTAAGAGCAGTGAAAGTGGTGGGAAAGCTCTTAGACCCACGCCTCTGACcttttcttcatcatcttcatccgCATCAAAAGCAGAGAGGCCCACAAAGCATTCTGAAAGAAGGGTGTCCGCCAACCTACGCTCAGTGACCAATCTTAGTCGAGCGGCGAGTCAGGACTCTGTCAGCTCGAAAGCTTCTAACCAttctcacacagactcactgcCCTCACAAAATGCATCTTGCGGTCCAGAGCAGGAACGGCTGCTATCGGAAATGTTACGCAAAGCAAAGGAGACCCTCCTGGACAGACAGGGCACGGTGGGACAGGCCGCCTCAGAAGACTGCCCTGAGGAAACTGAGCTGGATATCTGTGAAGACCAGCTGACCCAGAATTCAAAGTTGAACAGATCAAAAAAAGGATCTGAGAGTAGGATGAAGTCAGATGAGCGCAGTGGGAGAAGGAAGGAGTCTCTGGACGTTAGTGCCGCACAGCGGGCTCTCACAGCGAAAACCGACACCACCCTGTCCCTGCAGTCTTTGCAAGTCAGCACCTCCACTGCGGACCGGGAGGACGAAGATGGGTGTGGTGAAAGGGACGAAGACCTGGTGCCAGATCGTGAGGCTGCGGACGAGGGCCCCAGCTCGGACGGCGAGGCCGGGCGCGAAGGCCAGCCTCAGGCAGGTGGAAGTTCGGTGCCCTCGCTGAGTAAGCTGGCGCTGCCTGCCTGCCTCAAGCGTGACCTGAACCGGCACATCGGCGGCAAGGGCAAGGCGGCGGTGGTGCGGGAGCCCAACCTGAACATTGCCCGACGCATCCGTAACGTGAGCGGCACGCGGAAGGGTGAGGGCGAGAAGGAGGCGACGGGCCTCAAGCCCACGCTGCGGCAAATCATCAGCTCCTCCGCCTCCAGGAGGAGCGTCAACTGGGACCAGGTGTACCAGGAGGTGCACCGTAAGAAGCAGGAGAAGGGCAAGGGCCTGCCAAG GTTTGGGATAGAGATGGTGCCAAGCGGGCCAGAGGGTCCGACCCTAATGGAGGAGGATGACGCCCCTCTTTTTGAGGGCTTCCAGTGGGAGACTCTGGTGGACTCCGGTGGACTCAAGCACAGCATGTCGGAGAGCGGCGTGGTCGACAACAGGGCGGCAGCCTCGTGTTCTCTCCATAGCACTCAAGAACCAAGGAGAGAATCCTTCGTCAGCGCTTCGTCCGCGACTCCCCATCCCGGACCTTCACTCTTTGAAGATGACCGTGAAGGGCTTTCCCGGGTTAGTGTGTGCCCGGAGGTGACGGGGCCAAGAGGGCCTTCCCAGGACCCAGAGCCTGCGGACGGGGACAGTAGCTGCGTATCGGGAACTGAGCTGAACGACTGCCAGACGGGAGGGAAGAAACGAAGAGCTGCAGGG GACATCGTGTCCCCAGAAATTCCTAATTCAGGAAGAAAGAACAAGAGGCAGAAGATCAAGCCTAAAAAAG AGTGCTCAGAGCTGGACGAGCTTCTGGCTGTCTCGCTGCGTGAGGAGGAGCTGAACGCCTCCCTGCAGACGCTGGATAACAGTCTGATCCAGGCCCGTTCCACTCTGCAGGCAGCCTATATGGAAGTGCAGCGCCTGCTAATGGTCAAACAGGAG GTAACCACAGAGATGAGTTCCTTAAGGACCAAACGTATAGAAATCCTGCAAGGTTTGCAAG GTGTAGGTGAGTCTTTGCAGAGAACCAGGAGCTGTGACGAGAACCCGACAGCGAAGCCAGTTCCGGCGCCACTCTCCACGGCCGTGCCTGACAATGCTGTGAACCCCAGTCGTCTAGCCACTTCCTCGCCCTTCCCATCACCACCGGCTGCCTCCAGCACGACCGCTGTTGTCATCAAACAGGAACGTGCATCGCCTGTAGCCCTCGCCCCGGGGCGAGAGCACGCAGATAGTCCCCTCCGTGACCCCCACAGCACCACGCCACAGCAGGGAGCAGCCGTCGGCACCGAGACCG gTTCTAACAGCCTTGTGGTGAAAGTTTGTCACAAAGATAAGGACAGTGCTCAAGATGGAACAGGTTTACCTTTGAGCATGCCTCCTCTGGATCACGGAGTAAAGCTGTCCCCTACCCAGCGGACTCGCAGGGCCTCTCAAGAGTCAGTGCTGGGCCCTTCCCCACCCCCTGTCGCAGTAAGCCCGCTTCTCAACTCGCTCTCCCCCAAGCCTTCCCCACCCCCAACCGTCCAGGACCCCAAGGCTGGAAAACGCGTGAGGAagctgaagaagaagagagtCCTGAGGAAGGCCCAGGGTAACGAGCAGCCCGACGCCAGTGACTCGGAGCTGGACGCCGACCAGGCACCGCGGCCCGTCCGGAAACTCCGCCCCCGCCGGAGGCCCAGCGGCTCCTGCCCCTCGCCTCCTGCTACTGAGGAAATGGATGAAATCATGGAGGTGGCAGGCGCTCCAGAGCCTATGGAGATGAAAGAATCAGAAATGGCCCCAGCTGGCAAGGAAGCTCGGAACTCGGACTCCTCAGAGCTGGAAATGGTGGAGCTCCCACAAGCCATGCCAACTGAGGTGGTTAACCTGGACTCCTCGGAAACTGACGAGGGAGTCGCGGAGGAGGACCCAGGCCCTCCTGAAGTCTCCAAGGAGTGTGCAGCTGAGAAGACAGAAGCCCAGAGGCTTGCCTGCAATGAGGTCACCTCCACCAGCGAAATGGATGCCAGCAGTACAGCCCAGAGCTGTCAAAG TGAGAAGACGTTAGCCTTAGAAGCTGTGAAGGAGTACAAGGCATCCTCGG ACACGTCGTCAGATCTAGGTGAGGAGGAGGTGCCCACCGAGGGGTCGTTTGAGGGTCACCAGGAGGCAGTGAACGGCATGCAAATCCATAATGGCCTGCTGTTCACCTGCTCAGGAGACCGAACTGTGCGGGCCTTCAACCTGACG AACCGCAAGTGCATGGCCGTGTTTGAGGGCCACAGCAGCAAGGTGAACTGCCTGCTGGTATCTTCTGGGCCAGGCCTGCAGCAACGCCTCTACTCTGGATCCAGCGACCAGACCATCCGCTGCTACAACATCAAG ACACGGGAGTGCGTGCAGCAGCTTACCCTCCCCGACCGTGTGCTCTGCCTCCACAGCCGCTGGAAAGTGCTGTACGCCGGCCTGGCCAACGGCTGCGTGGTCACCTTCAGTCTCAAG ACCAATAAGCAGCTGGACATGTTTGAGTGCCACGGGCCACGGGCGGTCAGCTGCCTGGCCACTGCACAGGAAGGGGCGCGCCGCGTGCTCCTCGTCGGCTCCTACGACAGCACCATCAGCGTGAGGGATGCAAGGAGCGGCCTGTTGCTCCGCACGCTCGAAGGACACACCAAGACCGTGCTGTGCATGAGG GTGGTGAATGATCTCGTATTCAGTGGGTCCAGTGACCAGTCTGTCCATGCACACAATATACAC acAGGAGAGCTGGTACGGATCTATAAGGGCCATAGCCATGCTGTCACTGTGGTGGCCATACTGGGGAAGGTGATGGTTACAGCGTGCCTGGACAAACTTGTCCGCGTGTATGAACTACATGTAAGAATCTCTGAGTCGGCTGTGGTGTTACGGATCGTATTGATCTTCAAGCATTCCG GTTGCAGGTGTATGGTGGACATTCAGACATGGTGA